A window of Solanum stenotomum isolate F172 unplaced genomic scaffold, ASM1918654v1 scaffold21764, whole genome shotgun sequence genomic DNA:
AGGGGCAAGTTCTACAGAAAATCTTAGTTAAATCAGCTTTCCACTTTTTTCCTCAAAGTTATTTCATGAAACGTgcacttgaatatatatatatatatatatatatatatatatatgatagcTTGGAGCGGGAATGAGCTAAAAAGAAACTCACCAAAGAAGTGGATGGTGACAAACTATAGATTTTGGTTTGCTGCTGTTAGTCTTGCTTATAGAACTAGATTGATGTTGTTTGCTCAAAGTTCTCCAATGTTAAGACATGGTGCTAAGTTCTCTACTTCTTGAGTTGTGACTCTCCTTTGTCCTCCCACCAAAGGAGGAAagcaaagaaggaaaaaaaattggaggCTTTTAAATTTCAGAAGTAGATTTGAGCTTGTTTATAGCATGTAATAAATATCATTTGGAgcttttgaaatattttggtgtattctcATTTTACACTGTCCAAGAATTTTTCTTCTCCTGTAGTTTGAAAGTAGTGGATTAATCACCATTGTGATACTTGTTGGGAGACAAAAAAAAGGCccttattaatatttattttgcaGGTGGGCATTATATCCCCCTGGAAGAGTACCTTTAGGAGTAACAGTGCATGTAAATGAAGAAGATGGTGATGTCAATATTGACAGTCCATCATCTTTGCAGGTATTAATGATTTTGAGATGCAAATAATTTGCTTCTACATTGCCAAATTGTGATTGGTTTTCATTTATTTGAGCCATGTGTTGTTTTCTGTTGTGTTCATCCAGTGGTGGCTGGACTTCTACCCTCTTCTTGCTGAGGAAGACAAGCCAATAGAGTGCACTCAACTGCCTGGGGAAACAATATTTGTCCCAAGTGGATGGTGGCATTGCGTGCTAAATTTAGAGACTACTGTTGCTGTGACACAGAATTTTGTGAACTCCAAGAACTTTGAATTTGTGTGTCTGGATATGGCTCCTGGTTATAGACATAAAGGAGTATGCCGTGCTGGGCTTCTTGCTTTAGATGACATTAGTATTGAGGATGTCAGGAAAAATATGTTGTCCTTAGAAAGTGGTTTGAGCTGCTCTGACCTGTCAAGAAAAGATAAGAGGATTAGAGTTGACCAGCCTAGAAGTTCAGAAGATGGAAGTACTATAGATGGTGTCTCTAAAGGCATAGATTTGACAGAGGTGGAATTTTCTTATGACATAAATTTCCTAGCTATGTTTTTGGATAAAGAGCAAGATCACTACACTTCGTTATGGAGCTCAAGCAACTCTATAGGGCAGCGAGAGATGAGAGAGTGGTTATCAAAGCTCTGGGTTGAAAAAACAGAGACTAGAGACCTTATATGGAAGGTATTTATATGTTCACTTCTCTGCTTGTTTATGGTTagtgtttttttctcttttttttaatcaaatcaaACCTGTTATCTTAACTCATGGCTCTAATTACATGTAAAAGGAAATCCTGTTATTTGTATCAACCATCATATGATGTAGAGCGGGATAGGGATATCAAGAATTATAGTAAAACGATAAGGAATTTAGAATAGACCCAACTAGAAAGCAATTATTAGAACATTCAGTATCAAATAAACACTCTATTTTGCAAACAAGAAAAACCTAAACTATAGAGATACTTCAAGTGGAAAATTTTTACTTGGAAACACCCCTTGCAAGTTCAGATCAACCATGGCATACAACCATCACCTCTAAATAGAAATCTCATGTTCAGAGTTAGCTACCTAAAAATGGGAAGGAAGGAACCATTTACACTAGGTCTTTTCTTAGTATTATAAATACCTTAAGAGTCCCTAGACATAAGGGTAGAACGGAATTCCGATGAAATTGCAGAAATTGGCCAAATGCAGAATATAACTTATAGGACACGATATTGATCTGGGACCCACGATCGCGGCTTTCATGATGCTGCCTTCTTCATGATTGGGTCTTCACTGTAGCAAAAATCTGCAGCTTCTATGTTTTTGGCCTTCTAATTGCTTTGGTGATTGGCACCCTTCCTTCAAATATCCACTTGAGCATACTTTAGACCTTGAGGCCATGCTTCCTCTAAATCCTCCAAGCTCACGGTGGATGGAAGAATGCTCCAAAATCCTTGGATCTACATCATATGATACATTACGGCTGATGAATTTATATATGCTTAAGTAGCTGCATAGCAGGAACCTTGACCTTTTTCATCTGCACAGCCGATCACATGTAGTAGCAGGTTATAAATGTTCTGCATAATGAGGTGTTAGATCAATAATTGGTCATCTCTCATCGTGGTCACCTTTTGTGTAATTTAAGCTTCAGTTATTGCTTATGACCTTAGAATCACTTCTGCTAGGGAGCCTGTCTGGCGCTGAATGCTGATAGATGGTACGCACACGCGACAGAAATTTGTACCTTCCATGGGTTGCCGTTGCCTACAGATGATGAGAGGCTTCCTGTTGGAACAGGCAGCAATCCGGTAAGTCTTTGTGCTTAGTGGATCTTCTACTTATGTGGTTATTTCATTAGTGTCACTTTTTTATCTAGACTGAAGTTGAAGGAAACTTTTAGTTATTATTGGCGCCTGACACCATTACCTTTGTGACGTTGAAGTTTTTATTCATCAATACTCAAGTAGGCTTTTTTCATCTCAATGAATTAATGCTAAAGTTGAGATGCTTAAGAAAGGGTGGAagatcaatttttctattacaaAGATGTTTTGTAACCATTAACCTAACAAGTGGTAATACCTGTGTACAGGTTTATCTAGTTGGGGACAATGTTATAAAAATACTTGTTGAAGAGGGATTAGAAGCTTGTCTTCATTCTTTGGGCACTGAGGTATATCTGTACTTCTGGCAGTTATTTTTCCAGCTGATATATTTCTTTGTACTTTATTCATTCAGTTTGGTTTGATCTTTTGTAGCTCGAGTTTTACAGTTCACTCCAGAAAATGAACTCCCCTTTGAGGAATCACATTCCTAATGTTTTATCCAGTGGGATTCTCTTTATTGAAAATGGCTTGTGTAAGGTTCAGTGTTGGGATGGCAAAGGAATTCCAGAGGTGATTGCTAATTTTAGACCCCTTGTGGAACATGAGCAAGCTGATTATCCATTTGGCTTATGGAGTAAAAGGCAGCTTGATTATAGAAAAGCCGGGATGTCATTTGCCGAACTAGTAAGCACTGGCAGTGGCACAACAATATGTCCATATGTCATAACACAGAGATGCAAAGGGAAAATATATGCTCAAATGTTAGTGAAATCGATTTCTACAATTGCCTGTATCATTTATATGAAGTACTTGCAGTTGTTTTTTGATGTACTGCTCCCCCTTTTCATTTAGTTTGTGTTTGCTCGCAGAAGAGATTCCATCTCATGGGAAGACACTCTAAATTTGGCCTCGTTCCTGGGAGAACAAATGCGCAACCTTCATCTTGTGCCGTGCCCAGCTTTGAATGATTTAACATTGTTGGAAACCCAGCAGAAAGCAGTACCCACTGCTAATGGGAATCTCGAGGATGAAGAGGACAAGATTTGTGTCCCTGCAGAGTGGAGTTTATTCCTGAAAACACTGAACAGAAAAAAGAAGGATGTTTGTGATCGCTTGACCAAATGGTAAACGTTAACAACAGAATACTTTGTTGATCATAAAGCAGCATTCTAAAGTCTCAATATTATGTAGCAAATGTTCTCCTTATTTTCTTGCTTCTGCTCGCATGGCTTTGTGCCTTTGACTGTGATGCTTGAGACCATGTGTCTTAAGGGCCGTTTGGTATGCTGGACAAGCATAGATGGTCCTGGGATAAGTTATATTAGGATTAGTatttagtaccgggataagttatccctgtCGCGggggaatcttagtagctcaATTGGTTGAATATTTGAATTTTCACCTTGTTAGTGAGGGTTCTAATCCCCTTCCCCTTCCCCTTCCCCTACCCccaattttgaaaagaaaaaaaaagttatccCTGCTAGAGGGTGGAATAATAGTACCGGAACTAGTTATGCCAGGATTAAACAttgaaaatgaccaaaattACCCCTCTGGTCCCTCAAACCTAAATAAGgtggagggtatttttgtaaacaaacaacttctttcttAGAAATTTTGcaatgcatgttatttttaatacaacaaaccaaataGTCAATAAGAAATAATACCAACATTACTTGTCTTCAAACCAAACGACTCATTAGAGAATTTCTTGGGTTGATTAGTGTTACATCAATGTAAATGCTATGTCAGGGattatatatgattattttttgtttggggggggggggtgttcTTGGTTGTCTCTTCATTTGGTGTCAGATCAGCCTACATGTTACTCTGTGACCAGAGCCGTAGCTTGAGATCCACTTTTATTTCAGATAATGTTCAAAGTCTCGAAAAAGtcaattttctttcttgtttgactaattttgattGAAATATAGTAAGTTCCAACTCTATTGAtaatacacacacacatatgtATACACtatacacacaaaaatataattcaacTCTTCCCTTAATAGTTGTggtgaaataatttataaagaTGGAACTCAATTTGAAATTCCGTGAGATACCTAAATTTGGACAAAGAAAGTACCTTGTAaagtcatttcttgatttgagAAGATAAAATCCTTAACGACTTCTTTACTACTTATATATTGCATCACCAAGATGGTAGAGGAGGCATATTACCGTAGCTTAACTCTCCTCTGCACCACATTAAGGACGTGATATATTCAGTTCTTATTTAGAATTgggaaagaattatatttagACAAACACTTCCTATTAATTTGTGTGTTGGATTTTGGGCTGCTTGTTTTCTACTGGATTAATGTTCAACTCTCTTGTTAAGCTCATCAAAAAATTTCCTTGTTCCTTATTAGAACAAATTCTGTTCAGACAGTTCTTTTGCCTGTTAATGTGTATGTGTTGGGTACTGCTGTATTACTCTATTGCAGTGTGAGGTACCTATACATGAGTTTTTTCCTGTGCATTTACATATGCTGGCACAAGCACCGTAGATTTGAGCTGCTACTGCATAGTTGTATCTGAGACTTTTCTGTTTCAATCTGTAGGGGTGATCCAATTCCTAGAGAGCTGATTGAGAAAGTCGAGGAATACATCCCTGATGACCTCCAAAAGGTTCTTATATTTAAAGATGAAGTTGATTA
This region includes:
- the LOC125851048 gene encoding F-box protein At1g78280 translates to MRPESSPMEIDQTDRRPAALGDLRILPDEILCSILTYLTPRDVARLSCVSSVMYILCNEEPLWMSLCIDIADRQLQYKGSWKRTALDQLNVTFENNESCQKPLHFNGFNSLFLYRRLYRCYTSLNGFYYDTGNVERAKNLSIDEFRDKYDGQKPVLIGGLADTWPARTTWTTEELLKKYGDTAFKLSQRSRHKIRMKLKDYVSYMKVQHDEDPLYIFDEKFGEAAPELLKEYTVPNMFKEDFFDVLDMDQRPSFRWLIMGPERSGASWHVDPSLTSAWNTLLCGRKRWALYPPGRVPLGVTVHVNEEDGDVNIDSPSSLQWWLDFYPLLAEEDKPIECTQLPGETIFVPSGWWHCVLNLETTVAVTQNFVNSKNFEFVCLDMAPGYRHKGVCRAGLLALDDISIEDVRKNMLSLESGLSCSDLSRKDKRIRVDQPRSSEDGSTIDGVSKGIDLTEVEFSYDINFLAMFLDKEQDHYTSLWSSSNSIGQREMREWLSKLWVEKTETRDLIWKGACLALNADRWYAHATEICTFHGLPLPTDDERLPVGTGSNPVYLVGDNVIKILVEEGLEACLHSLGTELEFYSSLQKMNSPLRNHIPNVLSSGILFIENGLCKVQCWDGKGIPEVIANFRPLVEHEQADYPFGLWSKRQLDYRKAGMSFAELVSTGSGTTICPYVITQRCKGKIYAQIRDSISWEDTLNLASFLGEQMRNLHLVPCPALNDLTLLETQQKAVPTANGNLEDEEDKICVPAEWSLFLKTLNRKKKDVCDRLTKWGDPIPRELIEKVEEYIPDDLQKVDMGVRSCTWIHSDVMDDNIHMEPCSLTSRSGGTTDDPELIDNVSANGSNLSEPIRTWRPTHILDFSGLSVGDPIADLIPIHLDIFRGDPHLLKQFLDSYKLPFVKTGVNASAKSNGFQRLSYRAMCYCILHDENVLGAIFSTWKKLKMAKSWEEVEEAVWGDLNSYTGSC